In Campylobacter vulpis, a genomic segment contains:
- the ribH gene encoding 6,7-dimethyl-8-ribityllumazine synthase has product MQILEGKLNLKGNEKIAIINSRFNHIITDRLVEGAKDAFLRHGGKEENLSLILVPGAFEVPFTLKSAIESKKFDAICCLGAVIRGSTPHFDYVSAETTKGIANISLKYNVPVSFGVLTTDNLEQAIERAGSKAGNKGFEAMTSLIEMLELTHILKA; this is encoded by the coding sequence ATGCAAATTTTAGAGGGAAAATTAAATTTAAAAGGTAATGAAAAAATTGCAATCATCAATTCAAGATTTAATCACATCATCACAGACCGCTTAGTCGAGGGTGCTAAAGATGCCTTTTTAAGACACGGCGGAAAAGAGGAAAATTTAAGTCTCATTTTAGTGCCGGGTGCTTTTGAAGTGCCTTTTACGCTTAAAAGTGCGATTGAAAGTAAAAAATTTGATGCGATTTGTTGTCTAGGTGCGGTGATAAGAGGCTCAACGCCCCATTTTGATTATGTTTCGGCTGAAACAACTAAAGGCATTGCAAATATAAGTTTAAAATATAATGTGCCTGTAAGTTTTGGCGTTTTAACCACAGACAATTTAGAACAAGCCATAGAAAGAGCAGGTTCAAAAGCTGGAAATAAAGGCTTTGAAGCTATGACTAGCCTCATAGAAATGCTTGAACTCACTCACATTTTAAAGGCTTAA
- the pyrF gene encoding orotidine-5'-phosphate decarboxylase: MKLCVALDLENKERCLELVKKLKDLDIWLKIGLRAYIRDGFKFVEEVRKISPQPIFLDLKIYDIPNTMSDACEECAKLGVDMINLHASAGKKAMQSVMQRLAKMQKRPLVLGVSALTSFDEEEFYSIYRQDLQKAVINFSKLAYESGLDGMVCSVFESLLIKQNTSENFLTLTPAIRPFKEEANDQKRVANLESAKANKSDFIVVGRPIYEALNPKEVCEKILRNL; this comes from the coding sequence ATGAAACTTTGCGTAGCCTTAGATTTAGAAAATAAAGAGCGTTGTTTAGAGCTTGTAAAAAAGCTAAAAGACCTTGATATATGGCTTAAAATAGGACTTAGAGCCTATATAAGAGACGGCTTTAAATTTGTAGAAGAAGTGAGGAAAATAAGTCCCCAGCCCATTTTTTTAGACCTAAAGATTTATGATATCCCAAACACTATGAGCGATGCTTGTGAGGAGTGTGCGAAACTTGGAGTTGATATGATAAATCTTCACGCAAGTGCTGGTAAAAAGGCTATGCAAAGCGTAATGCAACGATTAGCAAAAATGCAAAAACGCCCCCTAGTGCTTGGCGTTTCAGCACTCACTAGCTTTGATGAAGAGGAGTTTTATAGCATTTATAGGCAAGATTTACAAAAAGCGGTCATCAATTTTTCAAAACTTGCTTATGAAAGTGGGCTTGATGGTATGGTTTGCTCTGTGTTTGAAAGCCTGTTAATTAAGCAAAATACAAGTGAAAATTTCCTCACTCTAACCCCTGCAATCCGTCCCTTTAAAGAGGAGGCAAATGACCAAAAAAGAGTGGCAAATTTAGAAAGTGCAAAAGCAAATAAAAGCGATTTTATAGTCGTTGGGCGTCCCATTTATGAGGCTTTAAACCCTAAAGAAGTCTGTGAAAAAATACTAAGAAATCTATAA
- the nusB gene encoding transcription antitermination factor NusB — protein MASRHQARQSVISLLYALELNGKNDNFITEFLQEKKIRNEAKNFTLSLYNGVLEHLQNLDERIDTFLNENKIHQIGHIERAILRLGAFELLYTDTLAAIVINEAVELAKEMANENAPKLINGVLDGLQKAKK, from the coding sequence ATGGCTAGCAGACATCAAGCAAGACAAAGCGTGATTTCTCTGCTTTATGCTCTAGAATTAAATGGCAAAAATGACAATTTCATCACGGAATTTTTACAGGAGAAAAAAATTCGCAATGAGGCGAAAAATTTCACACTAAGCCTATATAATGGCGTTTTAGAGCATTTGCAAAACCTAGATGAACGCATTGATACCTTTTTAAATGAAAATAAAATTCATCAAATAGGACACATCGAAAGGGCGATTTTAAGGCTTGGAGCTTTTGAGCTTTTATATACCGACACCTTAGCAGCTATTGTGATTAATGAAGCAGTAGAGCTTGCAAAAGAAATGGCAAATGAAAACGCCCCAAAGCTTATTAACGGCGTTTTAGACGGCTTACAAAAGGCTAAAAAATGA